One Microbacterium marinum genomic window carries:
- a CDS encoding SRPBCC family protein, protein MPVTDITTDPEALTMTLTADLDAPVDRLWRAFTQPRQLERFWGPPGWPATFTAFDFTVGGHAHYAMTSPHGETSRGTWEFLAIDDGRSFEVIDAFADADGQPLADFPSMRMVFSFDETPGGSRLSNVTHFTSAEALEQVVAMGAVEGSRLAMSQLDAVLHDLREYSKGKGTVVELLDDTHVRITRLVEGSRELVWRAHHESELLRKWLLGPDGWVMTVAEPANEVGAQYRYAWEQEGQPETAFGFEGEAVLVDAPRRAVTTEKMSGMEGPSTLNDLQLYEEDGATLLTLLIEYPDKETRDMILATGMSDGMETSYARLESEVLQAA, encoded by the coding sequence ATGCCCGTCACCGACATCACCACCGATCCCGAGGCTCTCACCATGACCCTCACGGCCGATCTCGACGCCCCCGTCGACCGGCTCTGGCGCGCCTTCACCCAGCCGCGTCAGCTCGAGCGCTTCTGGGGTCCCCCGGGATGGCCGGCCACCTTCACCGCCTTCGACTTCACCGTCGGCGGGCATGCGCACTACGCCATGACGAGCCCGCACGGTGAGACCTCCCGCGGCACATGGGAGTTCCTCGCCATCGACGACGGCCGCAGCTTCGAGGTCATCGACGCGTTCGCCGACGCCGACGGGCAGCCGCTCGCGGACTTCCCCTCGATGCGCATGGTGTTCTCGTTCGACGAGACTCCGGGAGGCTCCCGCCTGTCGAACGTGACCCACTTCACCTCGGCCGAAGCGCTGGAGCAGGTCGTTGCCATGGGCGCCGTCGAGGGTTCGCGCCTCGCGATGTCGCAGCTCGACGCGGTGCTCCACGACCTCCGCGAGTACTCGAAGGGCAAGGGGACCGTCGTCGAGCTGCTCGACGACACCCACGTCCGCATCACCCGACTCGTGGAGGGCTCGCGCGAGCTCGTCTGGCGCGCGCATCACGAGTCGGAGCTGCTGCGGAAGTGGCTGCTCGGTCCCGACGGATGGGTGATGACCGTCGCGGAGCCCGCGAACGAGGTGGGCGCGCAGTACCGGTACGCCTGGGAGCAGGAGGGCCAGCCCGAGACCGCGTTCGGTTTCGAGGGCGAAGCCGTCCTGGTCGACGCGCCGCGTCGCGCGGTGACGACCGAGAAGATGTCGGGGATGGAGGGGCCGTCGACCCTCAACGACCTGCAGCTCTACGAGGAGGACGGCGCGACCCTCCTCACCCTCCTCATCGAGTACCCCGACAAGGAGACCCGCGACATGATCCTCGCCACCGGCATGTCCGACGGCATGGAGACCTCGTACGCCCGGCTCGAGTCCGAGGTGCTGCAGGCCGCCTGA
- the sufU gene encoding Fe-S cluster assembly sulfur transfer protein SufU: MNGLDSLYQELILDHSKHPHGQGLAPEEGRTASSHQHNPMCGDDITLRVRVDDAGQRLVDLSWEGSGCSISQASASMLAALVEEDGGEEGLPREDATRLIEGFREALRSRGTIPLDEETYADAAALSGVSKFSARVKCAMLAWVALEDALARA, from the coding sequence ATGAACGGACTCGACTCGCTCTATCAGGAGCTGATCCTCGACCACTCGAAGCACCCGCACGGACAGGGCCTCGCGCCCGAAGAGGGGCGCACGGCCAGCTCGCACCAGCACAACCCGATGTGCGGCGACGACATCACCCTCCGCGTGCGTGTGGACGACGCCGGCCAGCGGCTCGTCGACCTGTCGTGGGAGGGGTCGGGCTGCTCCATCTCGCAGGCGTCGGCGTCGATGTTGGCGGCGCTCGTCGAGGAGGACGGCGGCGAGGAAGGCCTTCCGCGTGAGGACGCCACCCGCCTGATCGAGGGCTTCCGCGAGGCGCTCCGCTCGCGGGGGACGATCCCGCTCGACGAGGAGACGTACGCGGATGCGGCCGCCCTCTCCGGCGTCTCGAAGTTCTCCGCCCGCGTGAAGTGTGCGATGCTCGCCTGGGTCGCCCTCGAGGACGCGCTCGCCCGCGCCTGA
- a CDS encoding ArsR/SmtB family transcription factor — MVTHKTSARSELTDEQIDRVFHALATATRRDILRRTIEREQSVSTLAAEYDMSFAAVQKHVAVLEAAELIVKRADGRERLVRADPAMIARARALLSRYEDLWRTRIDRLDALLAEPDDHT, encoded by the coding sequence ATGGTTACACATAAGACCTCCGCACGAAGCGAGCTGACCGATGAGCAGATCGACCGGGTGTTCCACGCCCTCGCGACCGCCACGCGGCGCGACATCCTGCGCCGCACGATCGAGCGCGAGCAGTCCGTCTCGACCCTCGCGGCCGAGTACGACATGTCGTTCGCGGCGGTGCAGAAGCACGTCGCCGTCCTCGAGGCGGCCGAACTCATCGTCAAGCGCGCCGACGGCCGGGAGCGACTCGTGCGGGCGGATCCGGCCATGATCGCCCGCGCCCGCGCGCTCCTCAGCCGCTACGAAGACCTCTGGCGGACGCGCATCGACCGCCTCGACGCGCTGCTCGCCGAGCCCGACGACCACACCTGA
- a CDS encoding SufS family cysteine desulfurase, with amino-acid sequence MIPSALPDAATFDAAALRADFPILQQQVNGHPLVYLDSGATSQKPRQVLQAEYDFLTRSNAAVHRGAHTLAAEATDLFEDARTAVARFVGALPEQLVWTAGATLGLNLVAYAIGNATVGRGAPASARFALTAGDEIVTTEIEHHANLIPWQELAARTGATLRHIPVHDDGTLDLDAAAGIIGERTRIVAFTHVSNVLGIVNPVAEIVSLAQAVGALTVLDACQSAPHLPLDLPALGVDLAVFSGHKMLGPYGVGGLYGRSEILEALPPFLTGGSMITTVTLDEAGYLPPPQRFEAGTQPIGPAIGLAAAVSYLQDAGLESVHAHEVRLAERMRAGLVEIPGIRLLGDAEGVERVGLWAFDVEGVHAHDAGQFLDAQGIAVRVGHHCAAPLHRRFGMTASVRASLALYNTESDVDAFLDAVSGIRTYFGVNA; translated from the coding sequence GTGATCCCTTCCGCCCTGCCCGACGCCGCGACGTTCGACGCCGCCGCGCTCCGCGCGGACTTCCCGATCCTGCAGCAGCAGGTGAACGGGCATCCTCTCGTCTACCTCGATTCCGGTGCGACGAGCCAGAAGCCGCGCCAGGTGCTCCAGGCGGAATACGACTTCCTCACGCGCAGCAACGCGGCCGTGCACCGCGGCGCGCACACCCTCGCCGCCGAGGCGACCGACCTCTTCGAAGACGCCCGCACGGCCGTCGCGCGCTTCGTCGGAGCCCTGCCGGAGCAGCTCGTGTGGACGGCGGGCGCGACGCTCGGCCTCAACCTCGTCGCCTACGCGATCGGCAACGCGACCGTCGGGCGCGGAGCCCCGGCATCCGCTCGATTCGCCCTCACGGCGGGCGATGAGATCGTCACGACCGAGATCGAGCACCACGCGAACCTCATCCCCTGGCAGGAGCTCGCCGCTCGCACCGGTGCCACGCTGCGCCACATCCCGGTGCACGACGACGGGACCCTCGACCTGGATGCCGCTGCCGGGATCATCGGCGAGCGCACCCGGATCGTCGCGTTCACCCACGTGTCGAACGTGCTCGGCATCGTCAACCCGGTCGCCGAGATCGTGTCGCTCGCGCAGGCCGTCGGAGCCCTCACCGTGCTCGACGCCTGCCAGTCGGCGCCGCACCTCCCGCTCGACCTCCCCGCGCTCGGCGTCGACCTCGCCGTCTTCAGCGGGCACAAGATGCTCGGCCCCTACGGCGTCGGCGGCCTCTACGGGCGTAGTGAGATCCTCGAAGCCCTGCCGCCCTTCCTCACAGGCGGATCGATGATCACCACGGTCACCCTCGACGAGGCCGGATACCTTCCGCCGCCGCAGCGCTTCGAAGCGGGAACGCAGCCCATCGGGCCCGCGATCGGCCTGGCCGCCGCTGTGTCGTATCTGCAGGATGCCGGGCTCGAGTCCGTCCACGCGCACGAGGTGCGCCTCGCTGAGCGCATGCGCGCCGGTCTCGTCGAGATCCCCGGCATCCGCCTGCTCGGCGACGCCGAGGGCGTAGAGCGTGTGGGCCTGTGGGCGTTCGACGTCGAAGGCGTGCACGCGCACGACGCCGGCCAGTTCCTCGATGCCCAGGGCATCGCCGTGCGGGTGGGGCACCACTGCGCCGCGCCGCTCCACCGCCGCTTCGGCATGACCGCGTCGGTTCGCGCTTCGCTCGCGCTCTACAACACCGAGTCCGACGTCGACGCCTTCCTCGATGCCGTCAGCGGCATCCGCACCTATTTCGGAGTGAACGCATGA